The following is a genomic window from Chitinophaga caseinilytica.
CGAAGGAGCGGGTGTATGGCAGCGACCAGCTACCAACGCCCTGCCCGATCCCGCTGCCGGAAATCGTCATCGCCGTTTCCGGATCGTAGCCCATGTCGGCGGCGGTCCAGGTAAAGAGGTTCCGCGCGATGAGCGAGATGTTCAGGTTGCCGATTGGCAGGCGGCCCAGCATCTTTTTCGGGAAATTATACGTGAGCGATGCTTCGCGCAGTTTCACATAAGATGCGTCGAAAGTGGAACGGCTCAGGAAATCCCAGTAGTAAGCGCCGTAATAGGCTTCGGGCTCGAGGATTTTGTCGTTGAGCTTGTATTCGCCGGTAGCGTCGTCCAGGTAATACCCATACAGGATGCTGCCGTCGTTACGCTTTTCACCGGAACCATCCGTCCAGGGCAAGCCGCCGGTAGCCTGGTCGCGGCCGGGCAGGGTGGTTTTGGTGCGGCCGTCGCTGAGGAGGTTCTTGGCCACGTAGCTGTGGAACTGTCCGCCCTGGCGCCAGTCTACCAGCACGTTCAGCGCAAATCCTTTATAGCTGAAGGTATTGGAGAAGCCCACCATGAAATCGGGGTTGAAGTTGCCGATTTTGGTCCAGACGCTCACGCGTTCGTATTCGCCGCCATCGGTAATGAGCGGTTCGCCTTTATGGGGCCCGTCGGGAACGGTGGCCCAGCTGCGGGCGTACATATTGCCCAGTTCCTCGCCCACGCGTGCTTCGTAGTTCACGCCTTCGGAGCTGCCGAGCTGGTAAGCCGTCATCCCTTCGTCGAGCTCCAGTACTTTATTCTTGTTCCGGGTGAAGTTGGCGGTTACGTCCCACTGGAACGTTCCTTTCACGGGCGTACCGGTGATGGAGGCTTCGATCCCGCGGTTCTGGATCCGTCCGCCGTTGATCACTTTGTTGCTGTATCCGGAAGCCATGGTGGTCCCGATCCGCAGGATCTGGTTAGACGTTACGGAGTTGTACCAGCTGAAATCCACGCCCAGCCTGCCATTGAAGAATCGCAGGTCGGCGCCGATCTCGGTGGAAGTGGAGATGAACGGCTTGAGGCGGTTGTTCTTGAGCGTCCCGTCCTGCAGTGCGCGTTTGTAATCGGCCCAGTCCGCACCGAAATTATAGGTGTTATACAGCTGGAGCGGCCCCGGTTCGCCACCTACCTGCGCCCAGTTGGCACGCAGTTTCATGAAGGAGATCGGGCCGGATTTGATCTGGAGCATGTCGCTCAACACCCAACCGAGGGAAACGGAAGGATAGAAATAGGAATTGTTTTCGGGGGGAAGGGTGCTGGCCCAGTCGTTGCGCGCCGTCACGTCCAGGAAGAGATAGTTCCGGTAAGCGAGCTGGCCCATGCCATACACGCTGTTGATGCGCTGTTCCCATTCGAACATATCGTTGGTAACGGAACCCGCCGCAGCGTTCTTGATGCTGAAAATTCCCGGTACCGATAATGCGTTCGCGCTCTGGAAGGCAGACTTGAACTTCCGGTGCATCCGGTTCATACCGGCGGAAACGTTGAAATTGAAGTCCTGGTTGATATCCTTGCGGTACGACAATAAGAAGTCGGCATTGATTTCCTGCAGCCTTTCCGTTTCATAAGAGTAAGCGCCTCTTTTAGTGCGGATGGCGCCGAAGGGCCGTTTGCTTTCGCGGGCTTCGTTGTAATTGTCCATCGCGGTGCGGCCCATGAGGGTGAGCCCTTTCGCCAGGTCGATGTTCACTTCCACGTTACCCATGATGCGGTCGCGGTTATAGCCGTTGATGAATTCGTAGGCTACGAAGAAGGGATTGTCTACGCTGCCGGGCACGTGCGAGAATTGCTCGAGGCCTTCCTTGCCGGGTACCCAGTAGTTGCGCAGTTTGTTCACGTCCACGTTGGGCGTGGTGGTGTAGATGATATTGCTGGGGCTTTCGCGGTTGAACGTGGGCCTGTTGTTGCTGTGGTTCTTCGTATAGCCGACGTTGGTGCTCACCCGTACCTTCGGGCTCAGCTTGTAGCCGGCTGCGAGGTTGATGGTGTTACGGTCGAGGTCGGTATTGGGAACGATGCCGCCGTTCTTGAGATTGGTGAACGACAGCCGGAAATCACCGTCGTTGTTGGCACCGGTGATGGCGATGTTATTGGTGAGCGTGTAGCCGGTCTCGAAGAAATCCTTGTGGCGGTTGGGATAGGAAACCCAATCGGTCGGGACGCGGTTGCCGCTGCCGTCGAGCGGACTGTCCCACTGGATGTGCTTCGTACCGATATCGAGGCGCGGGCCCCATGATGAGGTGGAAATCGTTTCGTTGGAACCGGGGCGGTTGCCGGAGCCGAATTCGTTCTGGAACTGGGGGAACAGCCAGGCTTTGTCGAACATGGCGGAAGAGTTCACGGAAACGCCGAGGCCTTTTTTGGCGCCGCTGCCCGATTTTGTGGTGATGAGGATCACGCCGTTGAGGGCGCGGGTGCCGTAGAGTGCGGAGGCGCTGGCGCCTTTGAGCACGGTTACGGTAGCGATATCGTCAGGGTTGATGTCGGAGATCGGGCTGCCGTAGTCTACCACGCCGCGGCCTACAGGCTCTTTCGGACTGCGGACGCCGCCAGCTACGGGCACACCGTCTACCACATACAGCGGGGAGTTATCGCCGGTGAGGGTGCGCTGGCCGCGGATGTTCACGAACACCGAAGCGCCGGGGTCGGAGGAAACGGAGCGCACGTTCACCCCGGCTACTTTACCGGAGAGCGCGTTGGCTACGTTCACTTCCTTCACGGTAGCCACCTGGTC
Proteins encoded in this region:
- a CDS encoding SusC/RagA family TonB-linked outer membrane protein — translated: MQKSFTKLCAVLCILLACAESRAQDAMVRGTDARRHAGMISMKEMFTALENSLQVAFSYSAAQVEGKLVADRYARIPAAQLETQLAKVLAPAGLQAVRISARDYAIRTIAVPAAAKTVDLQVSGVVTDDKNEPLPGVSVHEKGTSNGTATNAQGRYTIRVAGSSAVLVFRSVGFATQEKPAGRGDLNISMVPDVKELNSVVVTALGIKREEKALGYSIATLKGDQVATVKEVNVANALSGKVAGVNVRSVSSDPGASVFVNIRGQRTLTGDNSPLYVVDGVPVAGGVRSPKEPVGRGVVDYGSPISDINPDDIATVTVLKGASASALYGTRALNGVILITTKSGSGAKKGLGVSVNSSAMFDKAWLFPQFQNEFGSGNRPGSNETISTSSWGPRLDIGTKHIQWDSPLDGSGNRVPTDWVSYPNRHKDFFETGYTLTNNIAITGANNDGDFRLSFTNLKNGGIVPNTDLDRNTINLAAGYKLSPKVRVSTNVGYTKNHSNNRPTFNRESPSNIIYTTTPNVDVNKLRNYWVPGKEGLEQFSHVPGSVDNPFFVAYEFINGYNRDRIMGNVEVNIDLAKGLTLMGRTAMDNYNEARESKRPFGAIRTKRGAYSYETERLQEINADFLLSYRKDINQDFNFNVSAGMNRMHRKFKSAFQSANALSVPGIFSIKNAAAGSVTNDMFEWEQRINSVYGMGQLAYRNYLFLDVTARNDWASTLPPENNSYFYPSVSLGWVLSDMLQIKSGPISFMKLRANWAQVGGEPGPLQLYNTYNFGADWADYKRALQDGTLKNNRLKPFISTSTEIGADLRFFNGRLGVDFSWYNSVTSNQILRIGTTMASGYSNKVINGGRIQNRGIEASITGTPVKGTFQWDVTANFTRNKNKVLELDEGMTAYQLGSSEGVNYEARVGEELGNMYARSWATVPDGPHKGEPLITDGGEYERVSVWTKIGNFNPDFMVGFSNTFSYKGFALNVLVDWRQGGQFHSYVAKNLLSDGRTKTTLPGRDQATGGLPWTDGSGEKRNDGSILYGYYLDDATGEYKLNDKILEPEAYYGAYYWDFLSRSTFDASYVKLREASLTYNFPKKMLGRLPIGNLNISLIARNLFTWTAADMGYDPETAMTISGSGIGQGVGSWSLPYTRSFGAKLGFNF